In Microbacterium foliorum, the following proteins share a genomic window:
- the rpsG gene encoding 30S ribosomal protein S7 yields MPRKGPAPKRPVVNDPVYGAPIVSQLVNKILVDGKKSLAESIVYNALKGVEAKNGQDAVATLKKALDNVRPTLEVKSRRVGGSTYQVPVEVKPHRANTLALRWLVSYAKGRREKTMTERLQNEILDASNGLGAAVKRREDTHKMAESNRAFAHYRW; encoded by the coding sequence ATGCCTCGTAAGGGTCCCGCCCCCAAGCGTCCCGTCGTCAACGACCCGGTATACGGCGCTCCGATCGTCAGCCAGCTGGTCAACAAGATCCTGGTCGACGGCAAGAAGTCGCTCGCCGAGTCGATCGTCTACAACGCCCTCAAGGGCGTCGAGGCGAAGAACGGTCAGGATGCCGTCGCCACTCTGAAGAAGGCGCTCGACAACGTGCGCCCGACTCTCGAGGTCAAGAGCCGCCGCGTCGGTGGCTCGACCTACCAGGTTCCGGTCGAGGTCAAGCCGCACCGCGCGAACACCCTCGCGCTGCGCTGGCTCGTCAGCTACGCCAAGGGTCGTCGTGAGAAGACGATGACCGAGCGTCTCCAGAACGAGATCCTCGACGCGTCGAACGGTCTCGGTGCCGCGGTCAAGCGCCGCGAGGACACGCACAAGATGGCCGAGTCGAACCGCGCGTTCGCTCACTACCGCTGGTAA
- the fusA gene encoding elongation factor G produces MAQDVLTDLSKVRNIGIMAHIDAGKTTTTERILFYTGVNHKLGETHDGASTTDWMEQEKERGITITSAAVTCYWNKNQINIIDTPGHVDFTVEVERSLRVLDGAVAVFDGKEGVEPQSETVWRQADKYNVPRICFVNKMDKLGADFYFTVDTIINRLGAKPLVIQLPIGAENDFVGVIDLVEMRALVWAGDSKGDVTMGASYEVQEIPADLKEKADEYRQQLLETVAETDDALLEKFFGGEELTVAEIKGAIRKLTVASEIYPVLCGSAFKNRGVQPMLDAVVDYLPNPLDVGSIEAHDPKDYDTIIERHPDAKDPFAALAFKVAVHPFFGRLTYVRVYSGQLDSGAAVVNSTKGKKERIGKIFQMHANKEIPVPSVTAGNIYAVIGLKDTTTGDTLTDPTSPVVLESMTFPEPVIEVAIEPKTKADQEKLGVAIQKLAEEDPTFRTELNPETGQTTIKGMGELHLDILVDRMKREFNVEANVGKPQVAYRETIRKAVEKYDYTHKKQTGGSGQFAKIQFNIEPLDLDDEKTYEFVNSVTGGRIPREYIGSIDAGFQDAMNVGVLAGYPIVGVKATIVDGAAHDVDSSEMAFKIAGSMGMKEALRRANPALLEPLMAVEVRTPEEYMGDVIGDLNSRRGQIQSMEDAAGVKVVRAHVPLSEMFGYIGDLRSKTSGRAVYSMEFNSYAEVPRAVADEIVQKHQGGE; encoded by the coding sequence GTGGCACAAGACGTGCTCACCGACCTGAGCAAGGTTCGGAACATCGGCATCATGGCTCACATCGATGCCGGCAAGACCACCACCACCGAGCGCATCCTGTTCTACACGGGCGTCAACCACAAGCTCGGCGAGACCCATGACGGTGCCTCGACCACCGACTGGATGGAGCAGGAGAAGGAGCGCGGCATCACGATCACGTCTGCCGCCGTGACCTGCTACTGGAACAAGAACCAGATCAACATCATCGACACCCCCGGTCACGTGGACTTCACGGTCGAGGTGGAGCGCTCGCTCCGCGTCCTCGACGGTGCTGTCGCAGTGTTCGACGGCAAGGAGGGCGTCGAGCCCCAGTCCGAGACCGTGTGGCGTCAGGCCGACAAGTACAACGTCCCCCGCATCTGCTTCGTCAACAAGATGGACAAGCTCGGCGCGGACTTCTACTTCACCGTCGACACCATCATCAACCGCCTCGGCGCCAAGCCGCTGGTCATCCAGCTGCCCATCGGTGCGGAGAACGACTTCGTCGGCGTCATCGACCTCGTCGAGATGCGCGCACTCGTCTGGGCCGGTGACTCCAAGGGTGACGTCACCATGGGAGCCTCCTACGAGGTCCAGGAGATCCCGGCCGACCTCAAGGAGAAGGCAGACGAGTACCGTCAGCAGCTCCTCGAGACCGTCGCCGAGACCGACGACGCTCTGCTCGAGAAGTTCTTCGGTGGCGAAGAACTGACCGTCGCCGAGATCAAGGGCGCGATCCGCAAGCTCACCGTGGCTTCCGAGATCTACCCGGTCCTCTGCGGTTCGGCGTTCAAGAACCGTGGTGTGCAGCCGATGCTGGACGCCGTCGTCGACTACCTCCCGAACCCGCTCGACGTGGGCTCGATCGAGGCGCACGACCCCAAGGACTACGACACGATCATCGAGCGTCACCCCGACGCGAAGGACCCGTTCGCGGCTCTCGCGTTCAAGGTCGCGGTGCACCCGTTCTTCGGTCGTCTGACCTACGTGCGCGTCTACTCGGGCCAGCTCGACTCCGGCGCTGCGGTCGTCAACTCGACCAAGGGCAAGAAGGAGCGCATCGGGAAGATCTTCCAGATGCACGCCAACAAGGAGATTCCGGTTCCCTCGGTCACGGCGGGCAACATCTACGCCGTCATCGGTCTGAAGGACACCACCACCGGTGACACCCTCACCGACCCGACCTCGCCGGTCGTCCTCGAGTCGATGACGTTCCCCGAGCCCGTCATCGAGGTCGCGATCGAGCCGAAGACCAAGGCCGACCAGGAGAAGCTGGGTGTCGCCATCCAGAAGCTCGCTGAAGAGGACCCGACCTTCCGCACGGAGCTCAACCCCGAGACCGGTCAGACGACCATCAAGGGCATGGGCGAGCTGCACCTCGACATCCTCGTCGACCGCATGAAGCGCGAGTTCAACGTCGAGGCGAACGTCGGCAAGCCGCAGGTGGCGTACCGCGAGACGATCCGCAAGGCCGTCGAGAAGTACGACTACACGCACAAGAAGCAGACCGGTGGTTCGGGTCAGTTCGCGAAGATCCAGTTCAACATCGAGCCGCTCGACCTCGACGACGAGAAGACGTACGAATTCGTCAACTCGGTCACCGGTGGTCGCATCCCGCGTGAGTACATCGGCTCGATCGATGCCGGCTTCCAGGACGCGATGAACGTCGGCGTGCTCGCCGGCTACCCGATCGTCGGCGTCAAGGCGACGATCGTCGATGGTGCTGCTCACGACGTCGACTCTTCGGAGATGGCGTTCAAGATCGCAGGATCCATGGGCATGAAGGAAGCCCTGCGTCGGGCCAACCCGGCGCTCCTCGAGCCGCTCATGGCGGTCGAGGTGCGTACGCCCGAGGAGTACATGGGCGACGTCATCGGCGACCTGAACTCGCGTCGCGGCCAGATCCAGTCGATGGAAGACGCCGCAGGCGTCAAGGTCGTCCGTGCACACGTCCCGCTGTCCGAGATGTTCGGCTACATCGGCGACCTGCGCTCGAAGACCTCGGGCCGCGCCGTCTACTCGATGGAGTTCAACAGCTACGCTGAGGTTCCCCGCGCTGTGGCCGACGAGATCGTCCAGAAGCACCAGGGCGGCGAGTAA
- the rpsL gene encoding 30S ribosomal protein S12: protein MPTIQQLVRKGRSPKVTKTKAPALKSNPQQAGVCTRVYTTTPKKPNSAMRKVARVKLRNGTEVTAYIPGEGHNLQEHSLVLVRGGRVKDLPGVRYKIVRGALDTQAVKNRKQARSLYGAKKG, encoded by the coding sequence GTGCCAACCATTCAGCAGTTGGTTCGCAAGGGTCGCTCGCCCAAGGTCACCAAGACCAAGGCGCCCGCACTCAAGTCGAACCCGCAGCAGGCCGGGGTCTGCACCCGCGTCTACACCACCACCCCGAAGAAGCCGAACTCGGCGATGCGCAAGGTCGCTCGTGTGAAGCTCCGCAACGGCACCGAGGTGACCGCCTACATCCCGGGTGAGGGTCACAACCTCCAGGAGCACTCCCTGGTGCTCGTCCGCGGTGGTCGTGTCAAGGACCTCCCCGGTGTTCGCTACAAGATCGTCCGTGGCGCCCTGGACACCCAGGCCGTCAAGAACCGTAAGCAGGCTCGCAGCCTCTACGGCGCAAAGAAGGGCTGA